TAGTGTGCACACAACCATGGAAATCCTCGAGTGGAGAGCAGcggttatggaagaaatgagagcccTCAAAGCGAATAAAACTTGGGATTTGGTGGTTCTCCCTGAAGGTCACAAAATAGTTGAGTGCAAATGGGTGTTCGTAGTGAAGTATAAGTTTGACGGAACGCTTGAGAGGTACAAGGCCAGGTTAGTAGCTAAAGGGTTCATTCAAACATACGAGATTgaatatttagaaaatttttctcTAGTAGTGAAGCTTAACACGATCCAAGTTCTTCTATCAGTTGTCGTGAATAAGGACTAGCCTCTACATCAACTGAATGTAAAAAATATCTTTCTGAATggtgagttagaagaagagGTCTACATGAGTCCTCCTCCGAGTTTTGAAGCAAAGTTTGGGAATCATGTTTGTAAACTCAGAAAGTTCTTATATGGTTTTAAATAGTCTCCAAGAGTGTGGTTTGATAGATTCACGAATTTGCTAAATCCCAAGAGTTTTTTCAAGGGCATTCTGATCATACCTTGTTTACCAAAAGGTCGCCATCAAGGAAGATCGTTGTTCTGGTAGTTTATGTCAACGATATCATTTTTTCAGGTGACGATACAACAAAGATCataaaaattatatcaaatgaTTGCAAATGAATTTAAGATTAAAGATCTTACCAATTTAAGATATTTTCTTATGATGGAAGTGTCAAGGTCGAAAGCAGGAATATCCATGTCTCAATAGAAATATACACTGGACTTGTTGAAGGAAACAGGGATGACTGGATGTAAGCTCATTGACACTCTTATTGAGTCAATAGTAAACTGAGAAATACTACTGAGGGAGTTCCTGTAAATAAAGAGAGGTAACAACGTTTTGTGGGAAAATTGATTTACCTGTCTCATACCAGACCAGATATATCATATGCTGTGAGTATGGTGAGTCAGTCATGCAGAGTCCGTACGAGGAACATATGGGAGTTGTGACTCGAATTCTGAGATATTTGAAGTCTACCCCAAGAAAGAGCTTAGTGTTCAAAAAACATGACAAATTCTGCATCGAGGCTTATACTGACTCAGATTGGGCAGGATCAATGACAGATAGAAATTTGACCTTAGGGTATTGTACCTTTGTATGGGGAAATTTGGTTGCCTTGCGGAGTAAGAAACAGGGTGTGGTTGCTAGGAGTAGTGTTGAGGCAGAGTATAGGGCTATAAGTCTGGGAGTGTGCGAAGAAATATGGCTACAAAAAGTTTTGTCTGATCTTCACCAGGACAGTCCTGGACCTATGAAGCTAAGGCTGCCATTAGTATTGTCAATAATCTTATGCAACATGATAAAACCAAATATGTGGAGATTGACAGGCACTTTATAAGGAGAAGTTCGACCACGACATTATTTGTATTCCCTACGTTCCTTCAGGCCAACAGGTTGCAGATGTTCTCACCAAAGGATTACCAAGACAGACTTTTGAAACTTAGGTTAacaagttgggtcttattgataTCTATGTCCCAACTTGAGGGGAGTTGAAATATGATgttttagccctaagggcatttttgtctttttactttATGCCTACTGAATTAGGGCTTCTCCTTACTCTATTTATATCCGAGGTTGGTTGGGGTGCTTTGTATATGTGtgacaaaattaataaaactccTCTATCATGGTTTTTTTCTCCCTGTGCTAGGGATTTCCACGTAAATcttgttttttattcttctaTTACTCTTTATTTTCAATAGCAACAAATATAGAAACGATTTCTTTTATGTCTAGAAACACATGAAATCACCAAAGTGTCTGATAAAACATCACAAAGATAAGCTACTATATATGAATCTACAATCAGACATCCTAATCATCCGGTagagattagagagagaagatTTGAAAAGCTCAAGTTTCATTTCAGCATTTCAGGTTAATTTCCTCATTAAGCAATAATTAAAACAACAAAAGGAGAGGAGTCGATTGAAACTTGCTGAAATTAGTACGCAATCGAAACTATCATACCAGATCGtcaggaaaaagaaaaagggaaaaaaaaaagaaattcctCCTCAGATGCAATCATCGATCTCCGTAAATCATTGTATCAAATTTTGCCATAACTCATGCTTACTTAGAAATTCCATTACTTCTTATTCACAATGCTGACATCAAGCGTTTCTTTTTCCTAAACATTTTCCATATTCAAATCTAAGAACCCAATTAATTTTTCCGGCATTTTTCCCGTAGAATATAAGTcatttaaaacatttataacttgtttttactaatccaaataaattaatggtcctaattttttattatgatgCTTATTTCAAAGATTTAGTAATAAATCAACCCGTAACATGACAAAATTCCAGAATTGTTTCTAATAGAAAGCACTTGTagattttcaaaatctattcaATTGAACATATAACTTAAAAGTTCATAACTTTAAAACCACAAAACTGAATCAGTTTATTTTTTTCCCCCAAGGCTCCCCATTTGAGCATCCTTTGAGCCATAATGAATTGATCCTCATCCATAAATACCAATCTTCTCTTCATAAGATGAAGATTctcataattttcaaattataatgAAACTTGGTTTTTACCATATTCTTTAAACCTTCTCTTTTAATTATTCTGTTATTAATTTCAAGCTAAATTTGAGCCCTTCAAAAGTTGAACTTCAGTCTTCAATACTCAAATGCTCAGTCAAAACAGAATCAATATTCAAGGGCTTAGGGAGAAACTCGAATtgaataaatagaaatagaaaccCCAACAAAACTTTCTCCATTGCTGAGCCAgccaacttttcttttttctttttccttctttcttcctcTACTAAATCAAATTAGGTGCATGTGTTCCCAACATTTCCTATTCTATAGCTTTAAGAATTTGAAGGGAATAGCAAATAACAGCAAAAAGAAACCCAGTTTAAAGCCAGCCAAATGAACTTCCCTGGTAAGAAACAAATTCAATATTTGGGTCAGAAATTAGTTTAAATCCTTATTACATTGTAAGTGAGATTACCTCAAACAAAACCTACAAGATGGTTGATTCTTTGTTGTTGAACCGATGAATAGTTGGTTCTTAGACGACCAAGTGGTCGAGTAGACGTCAGCAACGACAGTAAAATGTAAATGACGGTGCCTCAGTGTGAGTGAGACCCCTAAAATCAAACGCCATTTGGGTCCGTTCCAGTAAACCTACAAACCAAACCGGACCGTGGTTTCGACCTAAataattgtattttattttgggaaaaaatatatcgttaaaatatcattttagtccttaaactttaaatttgttCAACTCTAATCACTATACtttttattatctaattttaatcatcatactttcaataaatcttaaacttaGTTCTCAATGctagtttattattgattttttaaaaagaaaaattgttatCTATTGACAATTTTACTACAAATTTTAAAAgcatattcacatattatattttgttgcatgaaaattattatttattatttgacaaaggtaaaaattaactttgagcgattaagtttaagatttattgaaagtggAAGGACTAAATTGTGAACCCTGagtcctaatttctctacttgagtatgttccctactgagaccaaTATGATGAGTAGATTGATGTGAAAACtaatgtgtaattgtagagaaaagggtgaaaaattagaaaaaaagtgtgaatttgaaagcttgactcttgggtaaaACTTGGagaattggctaagtataacccatgcgttggaagctagaaaattggctaagtgttgttctatgcgttggccttgctcatatagaggttatttgggcgttGAAGGAAGCCGAAGTATGGCCAAGAGAAACGCATGCGGCAACCAATGTCGTGAGAGGTTGGCAACACGTGCGACAGCCTCAAGTTGCGTGGACATAGGCGTTGGGCGTTGGAGTTGCGCGAGCTGGTTGATCGGGTAGTAAAAGAAgcagtgctatgcgatggtgctatacGGCAGCAGCACTAGACGATGAACTATGCGGCGATGAGACAAGCCATGATGGACGCATGGTGAAACGTATTGCATTGCTAAGGCTTGCAGTACACAAGGCTAATACTATGtattggtgatgtgctatgtgtTGGACATcgagggcatgtgggcgcaGAGGACAAGGCTAATAGTATGTGTTGAAAGGGTGTtagtcattatcctagttgagcgcatagggCAAAGGTAAGTCATGCAAAAGTGAAGGATATGCGGCCAAAGATGAGCGTTGCaagcatctagcatatgtgaccaagttgcgtcaattaGATGCACAAGGTAAGTTGAATGGGCGCATGCGCCAATTGGTGGTGTCCGGACATAGGTATGTTACGGAAATTGGATGGGTGCATGTGTGGTTAGATGAATGCATATGaggttggatggacgcattcaaaGTCGTCATCTGGACATGTGACTTGTTGGAAAGAAATATTAAGCCTTAAGTAAATGAGGTGGAcgcataagaagacatgtaaatttaaacattttgtgttggctaaggaagaggaagacaccttaGATTGCAGTGATTTGaaggttgcgttgatagtgtaGGGACAAGatacttggacatgcggccaagtaggaggtgtcggccttggagagattttggacgtctataaatagggccaaggacttctcttCAGATCATAATTCAAATGACATTAAGAAGAGTGTGAAAGCTGATTAAACTATGCGTTGATAGAAAATCTATGCATCGGTCATAAAGCTTCAAGAGGAGATGCAGTTGGACAATGAAGTCTGGAAATAACATCAATTTGGAACAAGGAGTTCTCTCAGCATACTTATTCGTTtaaagtgatttcaaagccacctgaaagctctgtgAGTCTATTTTTCAaggtagggctgccggagaagaagctctaagggaTCGGGCTGAAAActgagaaaaagacagaagggttaGCTATCAAGtaagcttgagccagtcttaaagattttgtgattccggccaaaccacaagaATTTTttagctcaaattttagggtaagctttatgagatattttagagcatgtttgtagaaggaagtatctcaagatAAGGCATAGAACTATGAATAATCTgagttttaaattgaatctggatattagggttcaaaagggagcccgaggtaaacaaggaacttctagagagaaaggttcctaaatgatcaaggtgagttactaaaatatttgattaaatatttacaatgttctaaagaaaccatattttaaagaaagattattctcatgccaggtaattttacaaagtaatttccaagcaaaccatgagttatgttttaaatgcatgccatgtatgaaagtttattgaaaaactatttatgtgcgTTTAAATACACCCAGCATGCgatagtatctttaaagacatgttttctatgcgttatgttttacatgctttaaagagaaagtcatttatgactagttctACTTGAAACGCGATACCAAAAGatagttgagaaggtatccgagcagctcgatatTAAAGGACGAGTttagagaaggtatccgagcagaaATACCTAAgatatgacggtacttagtatggccacatgCATGTAGGTAggtaaagtcagagattgagcaaaaggattCTCTCTTGACTAGAAGTTGACGTTGAGATTTAACCACagtagggttattctcaactaaggaacagtGTTAATATTTTCTGataaaaacagctttatatgctttatatGCTTGGAAAATGCTTATACTACAATACAAAGTTAAtgtagaagtttatatttcaatttagtctccttattgagatttttgcatgaaaatcagttttctttcttaagtcactcactgggctagcaagctcgtctcgttttcaaattttttcctttcccccaggtagcggtcaaatctttaggagatagctctgcatctgctatgccactaaaggacaaagatattgtaacccgtttgctaggtggttactgtaaatattgtacacatgttacagttgttcatatagggactaagaTTTTGGGCATCGAGActtgtgaaactagtaatgtaatcattctaaatatgttgtgtttttaaacttaataaattttgCCTAAGAGGCATCCGCTGTGTATGAGTTACATGTTGGTATTAGAGATTTTCGCTAGAtttagtaggcagtaagtgtcaacaaaagagTTGATATCTGCTGCAATCATATCCTAGGCTCAGAAAGTAGTCTGGGTCGGAGTGTGACATAAATAGacaattgaaaattcaagaattaaaattgaataagcttcaaagtataaaaactaaaatagaattttaatatacttttttttatctccaaatttttattattgttttcatttagttcctatattttaaaatgctacatttgtacttttaaatattgaatttaattttattttggtctctagATTCTATTAACTTAGCCTTGAATAATATTCTCtgtcaaaactaaaattaatcaaaagtttatttcataattattttaaattttaattaattgaaaattatattattaaataataaaaatatcaatactAAAGATgcattgtaaaataaaattatgaagCCATGGAATTCACAATATAAGAAAttaataaagtataaaattgatatactttAGTTATAGATCACGAACTCTTTTGACTAATCAAGAGTGGAATTCAACTCCAATTTTttggatcaaatccttaaataTAATAGTATAAATTCTATAAATTTAAGTGACATGAAAACTAAACTCAATATTTATTATCTCTTATTTTTAACGAATAATGTTTAATGCGTAAATATAGTTAAGGAACAATTTACGTGTGGTGGGAAATATTGACACCCAAATAAACCGCTGCTGAAGCGCGTAGACTTTGTTTTCCCCTTCCATTAAGTTTCTGACCTCGTCTTCCCCATCTCTTCGCATTCGATTTCGAAATTTTTGATCTGGGTTCTCTCGTTTCTTCACTAATTCATCATGGCCAACGGCGACAACCTTGAGGAATCCAGCCCACTTCTTGGCAAAGTCGTTGAAAATGCAGATGAGAAGGATACTCATCGTAGCTCCACGGCGGCTGGGCCCGATGCGGTGCCTCCGCCGCCTCCTTTTCGCAAAGATACGGAGGAGGAAAATCGTGACGGTGGCTGTGATTATGGGTGGACTGCTGATGGGCTGCCGGTTCACGGCAGCGTGGTGGGGGAGCCGGTCGGTCGGGCCCAATGGGAAACTGGTCTCTGCGCTTGTCTTGGTCGCCACGATGAGTTCTGTAGTAGCGATCTTGAAGTTTGTAAGTCGTTTCGTTTCTCTTCCTTTCTCTATTATAATTGAGTTTAGGGTGTATTGTTAGGTTTTGGGGTTCTGTGATTCTTTATCCCTGATTTTGGGGTTTGAGACTCTGGTGATTTTTCAGCGATTAGTGATTGCATCTGAGGGGAAATTTCTTTATGATGAATCTCATTAATTTGAATTCGATCGGGCACTAATTTCATGAAGTTTCAATCCATCCCTATCCTTCTGTATTGCTTAACGATGAAATTAATCTGAAATGATGAAATGGACGAAACTTGGGCTTTTCAAATCTCCTCTCTAATTTCTACAGGAAGATTGGGATGTTTGATTATGGAATCTTATGTAGCGTAACTCATCCTTATGATGTTGTATCGAACTCTTAGATGATTCAATTTGTTTTTTGAACCCATGATCTAAGCATGGGACATCTTAATATGGTAGACCTCGTTTAGGCAATAGTATATTGTTATTTCTTCAAATAAAGTTTCAGATAAGATCTGGGGTATGCAGAATTGTTTGGTCCTCTAATATCCCATTCTATCACTTGTATTGGGTGGTTAGGCAGTAAAGATTGTTGAGCTGAGTTCTGTCATCTTTGACCATAACCagtctttttaatttgtttcaaacAAGTTCTAGAATTCAATAGTCTTATGCCTAATCCTTAATCCTCCAATGAATACCCATTCTAATCCTTGGTGTCCATGGCTtgaattacaataagaaaaggAATGCTCTTCTGTCCTTGCATTTTCTTGGTTGGCATGTCTGGCTGATGACTCTTCATGAGGAGGAGGGGCTGGAGGAATTTGTTAGAATCCTTCCTAACAAGAAGGAGATCTGAATTTTATTGAgatataaagataaaaatattagaTAACCCAAGCATAAAGGAACTTAGAATCTTCCTCTTGAGTGCATTCACCCAAGCCTTAGATCACTCCGCAGACTAACCTCCTTTCACTCTTACCCTCCTTCTACTTATAACAATATTCAGTAACTACCTTTATTCAATAACTACCCTTATCTAGTAACTACCTTCATTCAATAACCACCTATCTATCTAATTACCCTAATACACTAAATATCTAGTACCCAACAGATTTCAAGATATTTATTGGAGAGAATTGTAGGTCAATCAATAAGAGATTTGGACAATTTCAAGGAGGGTATTAGTATTAACTTTTTTCTTAGGGTGAGGTTTCATTTTGGGCTTCAGTTTTGAAGCTTTTTTGTAACTATTCCCTAGGTAACATCTTATTTCAACTACGAGAGAGAAAATTAGgaactcaatttttcatattGAAAGTGATCAGGATGGGGGGAAGTTGAAATggaattagagaaaaataaggtAAAGCAACTAACAATCACTGTTTGTAGGTCTTCTTGGAAGTGTGGCTCCTTGTATGCTGTATGGAACCAATGCAGAGAGACTTGAGTCTGCTCCTGGGACTTTTGCAAATCATTGCATGTCATATTCTGGTCTCTACTTGATTGGAACCTCTTTCTTTGGTTGGAACTGCCTTGCTCCATGGTTTACATATCCTACCCGTTCAGCTATTCGCCGAATGTTCAATCTAGAGGCAAGTTAGACCTACTCCTTTGATATCTGCATCCATAATCCATTATTGTCTCTCAATATCTGCAAACTAATGCCTTGTGTTGGCTTATGACTTGAACTGACTTGAATTTGTTGAGACGGATGACCTTTGCTTTTATACCTCATAATAGCTACTATGGGGGCTTGATCATGGTCATCATTGAAGCATCTTTCTCTTAACCTGCCTACCTTTCAATTCAATTGATAGGAGAGTTTATAAATCAAATGTTACGTTTCTCATGACGAGCAGGGTAATTGCGAGGCACTTCATAGGTCATGTGGCTGTTGCGAACTCTGTGTTGAAGACGAAGTTCAACGTGAGCACTGTGAATCCGTTTGTGACTTTGCAACTCATGTCTTTTGTCACACATGCGCACTTTGCCAGGAAGGTCGTGAACTTCGTCGGAGGATGCCTCACCCGGGGTTCAATGCTCGTCCTGTGTTAGTCATGATCCCGCCAGCAGAACAGTCCATGGGGCGTGGAGTTTGAGATCATTCTCCTCCTTACTCTTTCATGTTCTATACAGTGGCGTCTTGCTGCTAATCTGCGATGTAATTGGGGTTTGATGATCTGGATGTTAAGTTTTTTCAAAGGGAAAAATGTTCTGACAAGATTATCTGAATGAGACGACATATCATATTGGTGGATAATATTGTTCTTTTATGTATAGAATGTGTCGAAGTTTCATGGCCACCACTAGCAGGACCAGCTTTGTTTCTTTTAGTTTGAATTTTGAGTTGCAATTTGtaaatttcttttgatttcATTCAGATTTTCGCTTTTGAAGCTACACTAGATGGGAAAATGTTTCAGAGAGTAAATTTAAATATGGATGGAAATCTAAATGATTAAGGACATGTTTGATagacaatttaaaaataaaaaatttgaaaatgaggaATACGTTTGATAATGTATTTATAAACCAAAGAATTAATATAGTTATTCACTAACTATTAGGTCAAAGGGGTCGTTGCAGAAATGTCAATTAAATATCCACGTACTTGATTAATTCTGTGTTTCACTTCCCATTCTTTCATCGTGAAATCTTAGGGTACTTCTTCATCTTTGGAAAATCATTCATTCATCTATACTTCCTTCGTCGTGAAATCTTCCTTCAGtgaattttcttcttcatcttccaaAAATCTTCCTTCATTGCAAAATCTCCACCATCCAACATGCCTGTTTTGGATGAAAAGCTCAATGGAGATATTAACAATCTGAGATCAGTTCGAATTATGTTACATAAATGTTAAACCATTCATCTAGGGATAAAGATTCATGTATATTGTCCTTCCCAACTTGGTGTTCATATTCTTAGTAAAGTCATTAGAATTGTTAGTGTCGATGCTAGTATCTTGCAACTCATCTGCATAAATTAGTTTCTTCTTCTTACCATTTTCATCATCCACTCCATTTTTTCAATGCCTCCATTTTTTTTCCcatggtttaatttttttgttgttgaaaaATGCAGTTTACTATTACCTTCTATTGATTGTCATTTGATTATCTTATGTTTTCCATCTGATTCCCAATGTTTTATGTCACATAATTAGTAGTTTTTGTTTGCATCCCTTTTGATTGCCCTCtaattactttttattttttgttatacGATTAGTAATTTCTAATTGTCATATgattatcttcaaatttttttatcacaTAGTTAGTAGTTTATCATATTGTCTTATGATTGTCATTTGATTACCTTATATTTTAAGAACAGTAGTTTGTGTCATTGTTCAATTTCGACTTCAAATCATATGATTCCTATCTGATTGTCATATGATTGTTATTTGATTACCTTATAGTTagtagttagttttttttttatcatataattagtaGTTTCTGATATTGTTTTATGATTGTCATCTgattatcttatattttagaaataGTTGTTTGTATCATTGTTCAGCTTTGACTTCCAATCATATGGTTGCTATCCAATTGTCATATGATTGTTATTTGATTACCTTATAGTTagtagttagttttttttttttttttttatcacatagTTAGTAgttttttatattgttttatgatTGTCATCTGATTACCTTATAATTTAAGAATAGTTATTTGTATCATTGTTCAATTTTGACTTCCAATCAtatgattgttatctgattgtcatatgattgatatttgattatcacatgattgttatctgattattattatatttctatCTTATTACTATCTTATACTTATTTCTAATTGAttatgcaattcaattttaaataaaagaatttctATATAGAATTATATGGGAATGGTGATTAGAATGAACGTTTGGTCAGAAGAGTCCTCCGACTATTTGGGTCTTGGAATCAGGTAATATCTTGAGTTTTCACTTGTAGATTTTGATGTTAGACTTTGTGTTTTTTATTGATAACATACTGAataatattgtatataattgttatcttatactttatattaaacaTTCATATTAGCACGtagttttttttcaataatatattaaactataaagcCACCAGGAACAAGAAGTTTTTACCAAAATTGTGTATTACGTATCTATCATTGTGATATCACATGTCTATTTCTGACATTTGTATATCACTTAGCAAGTTAGTTATTACATTAATATACCTTATTATAAAAAGGTACAACTCATTGGATCATCTAATTAGGTATCACTTAGCATTCTATCAAAATTGTGTGTATAACTTAACGGGTATATTATTAGCAATCACTTATTGGGTATCACATAGCAATCTATTACCTTGATACTAAGTAATTTATGAGGGGAGGTCATAGTATCAACCATTAAATTAAAACCTACAAAGTATATATTTGTGATTAGTATTTATTTAATGTTGATGCATCATTAATATACTCAAAGTATATATTTGTCtatcttatacaaaaaaaaaattgtttggtaatcatttaggCTATCTTCGGCaacaatttattttctaaaaattaagtaATATAATTTGGTAACAATTGCTTGATAACATTTCTCATAGTCTTCCGATTGCCTTTTGATTGTATCTTTTTTCGTCAAATTATTCATATTGTCATCTAATTGTCTTCTGGCTGCCACATGTTTACCTTATATACTTTGTCACATAATTGGACGCTTAACCATAACTACAATATACagcaaaaatataaaaactaaaataagatATAACTCACGTTCATATATAAGTATATAATTCCAATGATGgtaatcaaatagaaatcataTATCAATATGATAGCAATAACATGACATCATATAAAAATCACAAAGTACCATCTAATGAAAATCACATGGCAATCAAATAGCAAttacatggaaatcaaatagtAATCACATGACAATCAAATAGACATTATAAAGTACTTAATATCTAATGAAAATTACATGACAATCATATATATCAATCAAAGATTAATCAAATAGCAATCGcataaaaaccaaacaaaaatcACAAAGTACTTCATGACCAACATGCTTATAACGGCTACACTTCGTGCGCTTTGCTAATTCAACCATTTAAGGAATCCTTTACTTTTGAGGTCTTCTTTCTTGACATTCAACAATCAAAGGCAGTATAATGTCATTCGCCTCTAAAATACTTCTACagtagaaattagatagaaatCAGTCACATTGATATAACTCATATTTATGCACAAACATATAATACCAAATATGATAATCAAATATAAAGCCAAAATATGAACTAAGGAAACTTAAATAGACCCGATAGATGAATCTACACTATGCAATCTCTTCAAATCCCAACAAAATCAATAGAAAAGGAAGGCACAATCATTATAATATTATTCTTTTGGGAAACCATTAATGTAGAGATTTAACAAAGAACAATTAGATAGAAGGTAATGTAGATTTGGTTGTTACAAGACTGACACCACCCAACAAATTCTCCCTCATTTTATATGACTTGTACAAACTTCATACATGTTTTCAGGCAAGGACGAACACAAACTTAAACCAAAACTCAACCTTAAACATGTTTGACTTCAAGCTACAGTCTTGCTATATGACTTCCTTAAATCAAACACTAACTTACGCACAAAATCGATaaggaaaaacaagaaaaatcaaTAATCTACAAAGAATCTTTAGACGAGGACGAAATTCAAGCAAAAAATCAAACACTACCGTTGAAAATAGAGAAATTGGCTTCAATAAATCTCCAGCTACGAAATCGAAAGCAATGAAATGGTCCAAAACAAAATTGCTGTTGCAAGCGCAATCTTGAATTAGAGAAGGTGAGGACAAATTTCAAACAATGAATTGAACATAAATCTTGAACATTTTAGGGTTATTGTAGAAGGTTGAAGACGCACGAAGAAATAAACACGGGAGGAGAAGATCCAGTTTCTTTTAACGTGATTTTAATTACGAGGATAgttatgaaattgaaaaaaaaaattgaagtaaaaaaatcaaaatatcacaaacCCAATCTAAACACTAACATGAATTTAGGTATTTTAAAGATATTACCATAACTGCAATATTTTAAAAGTCGATCACATGGATGctgaaatataatattaatgcAATTTTCCTAGCttaaatataaactattatcgaacttttatttttatgttaaaaCCTTtgtataattgttattttattacaacataCAATctatgatacattatataatatattttttaatttattatgatAACATAAGCATATTACATAATGTGGATTACCTACCGGACATGCCCTGAGTAACCACCCTATTCCCTTATCCTTGATCTAATTTGGAATTATTCCTGGATCAGCCAATGTGAGAAAATTCTAGGAGGGGCACCAGAGGTTAGCATTGGATCAAAATATACCATATAAActatgtttttattattatttctcatCTCTACTAAGGATACAGGGGAC
The nucleotide sequence above comes from Benincasa hispida cultivar B227 chromosome 3, ASM972705v1, whole genome shotgun sequence. Encoded proteins:
- the LOC120074396 gene encoding cell number regulator 8, coding for MANGDNLEESSPLLGKVVENADEKDTHRSSTAAGPDAVPPPPPFRKDTEEENRDGGCDYGWTADGLPVHGSVVGEPVGRAQWETGLCACLGRHDEFCSSDLEVCLLGSVAPCMLYGTNAERLESAPGTFANHCMSYSGLYLIGTSFFGWNCLAPWFTYPTRSAIRRMFNLEGNCEALHRSCGCCELCVEDEVQREHCESVCDFATHVFCHTCALCQEGRELRRRMPHPGFNARPVLVMIPPAEQSMGRGV